A stretch of the Candidatus Binatia bacterium genome encodes the following:
- a CDS encoding extracellular solute-binding protein — protein sequence MLWLRRLKVLIVVSSLLLPVSATAQDSEKLYQKLEGLSPQQRQQVLVEGAKKEGSLTLYAVFVREMIEQLLATFSKKYPFIKTQFIREGRGEALADRYLTEYRAGRHIADVFAGGDNVALSFTEADVLAKHRSPEWKYFSKDYKDKDGRWTTIFISEWTFGYNTRFIDRKRLPKTYLDLLDPYWKDKIGLDPLPNNFIRGALKAFGKEKAQDFFRRLVETQNIQFRRGRTLQIQLLAAGEIYSSPELRLSLLKELKQKGAPVDYHFAYPFVVTLAAAGAFKTAPHPHAAALFVDFVLSKEGQQFLVDREFTVMREGMTKLDPEGIKNMVLLDLEFRKSSDDLVEKIAKETFARRSRVR from the coding sequence ATGCTTTGGCTTCGACGACTCAAAGTTCTCATCGTCGTTTCGTCTCTGCTCCTTCCTGTCTCGGCGACCGCCCAGGATTCCGAGAAGCTCTACCAGAAGCTGGAAGGCCTTTCACCGCAGCAGCGTCAACAGGTCCTCGTCGAAGGCGCCAAGAAAGAAGGCTCTTTGACGCTTTACGCGGTCTTTGTGCGCGAGATGATCGAGCAGCTACTCGCCACCTTCAGCAAAAAATATCCGTTCATCAAGACGCAGTTCATCCGCGAGGGACGGGGCGAGGCGCTCGCCGACCGCTATTTGACGGAGTATCGCGCGGGGCGGCACATCGCCGACGTCTTTGCCGGCGGCGACAACGTCGCCCTGTCCTTCACGGAGGCCGACGTGCTGGCGAAGCATCGCTCTCCCGAATGGAAATATTTTTCCAAGGACTACAAAGACAAGGACGGCCGCTGGACGACTATCTTCATCTCGGAATGGACGTTCGGCTACAATACGAGGTTTATCGATCGCAAGCGGCTGCCGAAAACCTATCTCGATCTCCTCGATCCTTACTGGAAGGACAAGATCGGGCTGGATCCTCTCCCGAACAATTTCATCCGCGGCGCGCTCAAGGCCTTCGGCAAGGAAAAGGCCCAGGATTTTTTCCGCAGGTTGGTCGAGACTCAGAACATCCAGTTTCGCCGCGGACGCACTTTGCAAATACAGCTCCTCGCGGCGGGCGAGATCTACTCCTCCCCCGAGCTCAGGCTTTCGCTATTGAAGGAGCTCAAGCAAAAAGGCGCGCCGGTCGATTATCACTTCGCCTATCCGTTTGTGGTGACGCTCGCCGCGGCGGGGGCTTTCAAGACCGCGCCTCATCCGCACGCCGCCGCGCTGTTCGTCGATTTCGTCCTCTCCAAAGAAGGGCAACAGTTCCTGGTCGATCGGGAATTCACGGTCATGCGCGAGGGCATGACCAAGCTCGACCCCGAAGGCATCAAGAACATGGTGCTTCTGGACCTGGAGTTCCGAAAGTCGAGCGACGATCTGGTCGAGAAAATCGCCAAGGAGACTTTCGCCCGCCGGTCGCGGGTGCGCTGA